In Anseongella ginsenosidimutans, one genomic interval encodes:
- the argS gene encoding arginine--tRNA ligase has protein sequence MTITEFVAGITAETIAKLYQETIPASSVTLNETRKEFEGDLTVVTFPFTRFSKKSPEETARELGNYLQENYEEVARFNVVKGFLNLVISDRYWLERVKEMALSENYGAHSRNGQKVMVEYSSPNTNKPLHLGHVRNNLLGYSVSRILDAAGYDVIKSNLINDRGIHICKSMLAWLRFGDGESPATAGMKGDHFVGKFYVLFEKKFKEQVKGLMEVGMTEEEAKYASPLMREAQEMLRQWEEGEKEVVDFWKIMNGWVYEGFDVTYKKLGVDFDKIYYESDTYLLGKDIVNEGLEKGVFFRKPDGSVWIDLSGDGLDEKLLLRADGTSVYITQDLGTAQLKYDDYGMEKSIYVVGNEQDYHFKVLFLILEKLGKPWAGGLHHLSYGMVDLPSGKMKSREGTVVDADDLMVEMIDKARQNTLELGKANELPEAEKEELFRKVGMGALKYFLLRVDPKKRLLFDPNESIDMQGHTGPFIQYTYARIRSVLEKAGKREAAFNLEGLSLNADEKNLVILLNKFGEIIAEAAAEYNPAIVANYLYDLGKTFNKFYHDNSILKAEDPQLQQFRLGLSVITAGIISRGMALLGIDVPDQM, from the coding sequence ATGACGATTACAGAATTTGTGGCCGGAATTACGGCCGAAACCATAGCAAAGTTATACCAGGAAACAATCCCGGCCTCATCGGTCACCCTTAACGAAACCAGGAAGGAATTCGAGGGTGACCTTACCGTCGTGACGTTTCCATTTACCCGTTTTTCGAAAAAATCCCCGGAGGAAACCGCCCGCGAACTGGGAAACTACCTGCAGGAAAACTACGAAGAGGTTGCCCGTTTCAATGTGGTCAAAGGCTTTTTGAACCTGGTAATCAGTGACCGTTACTGGCTGGAGCGGGTAAAGGAGATGGCTCTTTCAGAAAATTATGGCGCCCATTCCAGGAATGGCCAAAAAGTAATGGTTGAGTATTCTTCGCCCAATACGAATAAACCTCTTCATCTCGGACATGTGAGAAATAACCTCCTTGGTTATTCTGTGTCACGAATTCTGGATGCGGCAGGTTATGATGTGATCAAATCCAATCTTATCAACGATCGCGGAATTCATATATGTAAGTCCATGCTTGCCTGGCTCAGGTTTGGGGATGGGGAAAGCCCGGCGACTGCCGGAATGAAAGGCGATCATTTTGTTGGAAAGTTCTACGTTCTTTTTGAAAAGAAATTTAAAGAGCAGGTAAAAGGGTTGATGGAGGTAGGAATGACCGAAGAAGAGGCGAAGTATGCGTCTCCCCTGATGCGTGAAGCGCAGGAAATGCTCCGCCAGTGGGAAGAAGGTGAAAAGGAGGTTGTCGACTTCTGGAAAATAATGAACGGCTGGGTGTATGAAGGATTTGATGTGACCTACAAGAAGCTGGGAGTGGATTTCGATAAGATCTATTATGAATCGGACACTTACCTGCTTGGAAAAGACATTGTAAATGAAGGCCTTGAAAAAGGAGTGTTTTTCCGGAAGCCCGACGGCTCCGTCTGGATCGATTTAAGCGGAGACGGCCTGGATGAAAAGCTCCTGCTCAGGGCGGACGGCACATCCGTGTATATAACTCAGGATTTGGGGACCGCCCAGCTGAAATACGATGATTACGGTATGGAAAAGTCCATTTATGTTGTCGGAAATGAGCAGGATTATCATTTTAAAGTGCTTTTTCTGATCCTGGAAAAGCTTGGCAAGCCCTGGGCGGGCGGGCTGCATCATCTTTCCTATGGAATGGTTGACCTTCCTTCGGGCAAAATGAAGTCGCGCGAAGGAACCGTGGTGGACGCCGATGACCTGATGGTCGAAATGATCGATAAGGCCCGCCAGAATACGCTGGAGCTGGGAAAAGCGAACGAATTGCCGGAAGCGGAAAAAGAAGAACTGTTCCGCAAGGTAGGCATGGGCGCCCTGAAATATTTTCTCCTGCGGGTAGACCCCAAAAAGCGGCTTCTATTCGATCCGAATGAGTCCATTGATATGCAGGGCCACACGGGGCCATTTATTCAATATACATATGCCCGCATTCGTTCGGTCCTTGAAAAAGCGGGAAAACGCGAGGCGGCATTCAACCTGGAAGGACTGTCCCTGAACGCGGATGAAAAAAACCTGGTTATCCTGCTGAATAAGTTCGGTGAGATAATCGCCGAGGCTGCCGCAGAATACAATCCGGCCATAGTAGCCAACTATTTGTATGACCTGGGTAAAACCTTCAATAAGTTTTATCACGATAATTCCATTCTGAAGGCGGAAGACCCGCAGCTGCAGCAATTCCGCTTAGGGCTTTCGGTGATAACAGCCGGGATCATCAGCAGAGGCATGGCATTACTGGGGATTGACGTACCGGATCAGATGTAG
- a CDS encoding 3-hydroxyacyl-CoA dehydrogenase family protein encodes MKKITIIGSGTMGNGIAHVFALHGYPVSLVDVSAGALEKAMQTIAGNLDRMIKKELITPEKKERALSAIRTFTTIDRATEDAGLVVEAVSEDPELKLSLFRQLDDLCPPDTILASNTSSISISRIAAATKRPEKVVGMHFMNPVPVMKLVEVIKGYATSGETCAAVMELAQNLEKIPVAVNDYPGFVANRILMPMINEAIYAVHEGVAGVKEIDTVMKLGMSHPMGPLQLADFIGLDVCLSILRVLFDGFGNPKYAPCPLLVNMVTAGVLGVKSGAGFYSYENGTKDAPVAGRFRN; translated from the coding sequence ATGAAAAAAATAACTATCATCGGTTCGGGTACTATGGGCAACGGGATCGCTCATGTGTTTGCATTGCACGGTTATCCTGTTTCACTCGTGGACGTCTCCGCCGGAGCGTTGGAGAAGGCGATGCAAACCATTGCCGGCAACCTGGACCGCATGATAAAAAAGGAGCTTATTACTCCTGAGAAAAAGGAGCGGGCGCTTTCCGCTATCCGCACCTTTACAACTATTGACCGCGCGACTGAAGACGCCGGCCTGGTGGTAGAAGCGGTTTCTGAAGACCCTGAACTCAAACTTTCCCTCTTCAGGCAGCTTGATGACCTGTGTCCGCCGGATACGATCCTGGCCAGCAATACTTCATCTATTTCCATTTCCCGGATTGCAGCAGCCACGAAAAGGCCCGAAAAAGTGGTGGGAATGCATTTTATGAACCCCGTGCCGGTAATGAAGCTCGTGGAGGTAATTAAAGGGTATGCCACATCGGGAGAAACCTGCGCCGCGGTCATGGAATTGGCACAAAACCTTGAAAAAATACCTGTTGCCGTCAATGATTACCCTGGCTTCGTAGCTAACCGGATATTAATGCCTATGATCAATGAAGCAATTTATGCCGTGCATGAAGGAGTAGCGGGCGTAAAAGAAATTGATACGGTAATGAAGCTGGGAATGTCCCACCCTATGGGCCCCTTGCAGCTGGCCGACTTTATAGGGCTGGATGTTTGTCTTTCAATTCTCCGCGTACTTTTTGACGGTTTCGGTAATCCTAAATACGCCCCCTGCCCCTTACTCGTAAACATGGTCACTGCCGGAGTATTGGGTGTAAAATCGGGCGCAGGCTTTTATTCCTATGAGAATGGAACAAAAGATGCCCCGGTTGCCGGCCGTTTCCGAAATTAG
- a CDS encoding SusC/RagA family TonB-linked outer membrane protein, whose amino-acid sequence MKKSLLYAFLLVCSTLTAWSQEQTISGKVTGEDGAPLPGASVLVKGTSVGTSTDLEGEFTLDVPEGAIIEVSFIGFLSEEINTAGQSQFQVTLAPDIHSLEEVIVVGYGTATRQSFTGTATQIDAEALEGKSYSDVSKALAGEAAGVRIINDSGQPGESATIRIRGAGSVNGNRDPLYVVDGVPYTGNVNAINPADIESLTVLKDASATAIYGARGANGVIVINTKKGQIGKSGIEIDVKTGTNMSLLPRYNTLSSPEQYIGLSWEALYNRGTFGTFEEPVDPIAFANSRLFSEDGISPKYNLWDVSDASDLIDPATGEVRPDVTREYDPENWEDHAFNASNRTEANLRISGGSEKTSYFTSFGYLTDKGYAINTDFERISTRININHQVKDWLSGSLNLGYAATDMNNGGQTEDSGSLFWFVDNMPPIYPLFLRDEEGNRIPDEIYGGDQYDYGDGRGFAGLTNSIADTYYNIRNTKRHELNTNAFLKADITPNLSAEVRFGNQYFNSDNNQQDNPFYGSAASQGGSIFKLKTERLSYNFQQMLRYRTDIGEHHIDALAAHESNLWETKSLSASKFNMVDPGGIEFDNAVGSNPPESFTDKFTLESYFGQVNYDFKDTYFLSATVRRDGSSRFLKDKWGTFGSVGAAWLISNEAFMSNQTIFENLKLKASYGLIGEQGGVGYYPGYDLFTVSNLDGGISLAFDTKGNPDLTWETSKMFQAGVEFSLGKYLDGAIDYYVKNTDDLIFDRRVGPSIGYALIKVNDGALRNQGLEFNLLAHLVQNEDFYLDFGINGEMVKNKMTRMPIDPATNEEKHINIDGYYGQAKGHSIYDFYLREWAGVDAEDGRAMWNQYFYDTDGDGALGEDEEIILSLYDSRLENADRADQIAMTTTKNYTQATEKFIDKSAFPTVRGAFSLHTGYKGFELSAQFLYAVGGYAYDFVYARLMANEQIGNNNWHEDILNRWQEPGDITDVPRLSDDLDPNVGSSSSKYVTKASFLNLNNIMLRYTIPSQIVERWGVANLNIWVSGDNLWLLSERKGFNPSTNEAGESDWYRYSPLSTFTAGLGVRF is encoded by the coding sequence ATGAAGAAATCATTACTTTATGCATTCTTATTAGTTTGTTCAACCCTGACCGCCTGGTCACAGGAACAAACTATTTCCGGTAAAGTAACCGGAGAGGATGGGGCCCCGCTCCCAGGGGCATCAGTGTTGGTTAAAGGGACTTCCGTAGGAACAAGCACCGACCTGGAGGGAGAATTCACCTTAGATGTGCCGGAAGGCGCAATTATCGAGGTTTCTTTTATTGGGTTTCTCTCAGAGGAGATTAATACGGCGGGGCAAAGCCAATTCCAGGTAACGCTGGCGCCGGATATTCATTCTCTTGAAGAGGTGATCGTAGTTGGATATGGGACAGCAACGCGGCAATCCTTTACTGGTACAGCAACCCAAATTGATGCCGAGGCTTTGGAGGGCAAGAGCTATTCGGACGTTTCAAAGGCTCTGGCCGGCGAAGCCGCAGGCGTACGCATCATTAATGATTCTGGTCAGCCCGGCGAATCAGCCACCATTCGTATTCGCGGAGCCGGTTCAGTGAACGGCAACCGGGATCCGCTTTATGTGGTAGACGGCGTACCCTATACCGGCAATGTGAACGCAATCAATCCTGCCGATATTGAATCACTTACCGTCTTGAAAGATGCTTCGGCCACGGCAATTTACGGAGCCAGGGGGGCAAACGGCGTAATTGTGATCAATACCAAAAAAGGACAAATAGGAAAATCAGGTATTGAGATAGATGTCAAAACAGGGACAAATATGAGCCTTCTTCCCCGATACAACACACTTTCCTCTCCCGAACAATATATCGGGTTAAGTTGGGAAGCGTTGTATAACAGAGGGACGTTTGGAACATTTGAAGAGCCTGTCGATCCTATCGCGTTTGCCAATTCGAGATTATTCTCGGAAGATGGAATTTCTCCAAAATATAATCTTTGGGATGTTTCAGACGCCTCGGACCTTATAGATCCTGCTACGGGGGAGGTTAGGCCGGATGTTACCAGGGAATATGATCCGGAAAATTGGGAAGATCATGCATTCAATGCATCTAATAGAACGGAAGCCAATTTAAGAATTAGCGGAGGAAGCGAGAAAACGTCCTATTTTACGTCCTTTGGTTACCTTACAGACAAGGGATATGCGATTAATACCGATTTTGAACGTATATCTACACGGATCAACATCAATCATCAGGTAAAGGATTGGCTGAGCGGCTCCCTAAACCTCGGGTATGCCGCTACTGATATGAACAATGGCGGACAGACTGAAGACTCAGGAAGTTTGTTCTGGTTTGTCGATAATATGCCGCCGATCTATCCTTTGTTTCTTAGGGATGAAGAGGGTAATCGCATTCCGGATGAAATTTACGGTGGTGATCAATATGATTATGGCGATGGCCGTGGTTTTGCAGGCCTTACCAATTCTATTGCTGATACCTATTATAATATTCGGAACACAAAGCGGCATGAATTAAATACAAACGCCTTCCTGAAGGCCGACATTACTCCTAATCTGTCAGCTGAGGTGAGATTTGGGAATCAGTATTTCAACAGCGATAACAATCAGCAGGATAACCCGTTTTACGGCTCTGCTGCTTCCCAGGGCGGATCTATCTTTAAGCTGAAAACAGAGCGGCTGAGTTACAATTTCCAGCAGATGCTTCGTTACCGGACTGATATCGGAGAACACCATATTGATGCACTTGCCGCCCACGAAAGCAATTTGTGGGAAACTAAATCACTTTCTGCAAGCAAATTCAATATGGTTGACCCAGGGGGCATTGAATTTGATAATGCTGTGGGCAGTAACCCTCCCGAATCTTTTACTGATAAGTTTACGCTGGAAAGCTATTTCGGTCAGGTAAATTACGATTTTAAGGATACTTATTTTCTTTCCGCAACTGTACGACGGGATGGTTCATCACGCTTTCTAAAGGATAAGTGGGGAACGTTTGGTTCTGTAGGCGCAGCCTGGCTTATTAGTAACGAGGCTTTTATGTCAAATCAAACGATTTTTGAAAATCTTAAACTAAAAGCTAGTTATGGGCTTATCGGAGAGCAAGGCGGGGTTGGATATTATCCGGGATACGACTTGTTTACGGTAAGTAACCTGGACGGAGGCATTTCCCTTGCGTTTGATACAAAAGGAAACCCCGATCTTACCTGGGAAACCTCGAAGATGTTCCAGGCCGGCGTTGAATTCAGCCTCGGCAAATATCTCGACGGTGCAATTGATTATTACGTTAAAAATACGGATGACTTGATATTTGATCGCCGTGTGGGTCCCTCTATTGGTTATGCACTGATCAAAGTGAATGACGGAGCTTTGAGAAATCAGGGCCTGGAGTTTAATTTGCTCGCTCATCTGGTTCAGAACGAGGATTTTTATCTTGACTTTGGCATCAATGGAGAAATGGTCAAAAATAAAATGACGAGGATGCCAATAGATCCGGCCACGAACGAGGAAAAGCATATAAATATTGACGGTTATTATGGTCAGGCTAAGGGTCATTCCATATACGATTTCTACCTGCGCGAATGGGCGGGAGTCGATGCGGAAGACGGAAGAGCCATGTGGAACCAATACTTTTATGATACGGATGGAGATGGAGCGTTAGGGGAAGATGAAGAGATCATCCTTTCGCTATACGATTCACGGCTGGAAAACGCAGACCGCGCTGACCAGATTGCGATGACAACCACAAAGAATTACACTCAGGCAACTGAAAAATTCATTGATAAGTCTGCGTTTCCTACTGTGCGGGGAGCGTTTAGCTTACATACCGGTTACAAGGGCTTTGAGCTAAGCGCACAATTTCTTTATGCCGTTGGCGGTTATGCCTACGACTTTGTTTATGCAAGGCTAATGGCAAATGAGCAGATAGGAAACAACAACTGGCACGAGGATATTCTTAACAGATGGCAAGAGCCGGGAGACATAACAGATGTACCGCGATTGTCAGATGATCTGGATCCGAACGTAGGGTCTTCATCGAGCAAATACGTAACCAAGGCCAGTTTCCTTAACCTGAATAATATAATGCTGCGTTACACTATCCCTTCACAAATAGTTGAAAGGTGGGGCGTGGCAAATCTGAATATTTGGGTGTCAGGAGACAATTTGTGGTTACTTAGCGAACGGAAGGGTTTTAATCCGTCGACGAACGAAGCTGGTGAATCTGACTGGTATCGGTATTCTCCTTTGTCAACTTTTACTGCAGGCCTCGGCGTCAGATTTTAA
- a CDS encoding RagB/SusD family nutrient uptake outer membrane protein → MKAYIKHFIPVIASAMLVAGCGKDFLETEPTEFISAQQIKDATEKNPDIQAGSIAGLYSTMYTPGTGGTDLNHDDFGQKGWDIYMDLISSDMVLGGTVYGWYSSLARLQATTDYTRDECYMPWRYYYRIIFGANIVIDGLGGNDAALESDEARYYMGQAKAMRAYGYFYLANLYARSYDPSEPILPIYTDLEAPNQPKSTTQEVYDLIISDLTEAIELLDGFSRQSKSQINQSVAKGLLAYAYATTGQYDLAMQEAQDIVQSGNFPLMDEAAVTGGFNDINTAGWMWGVDITLDNGLDLVSWWGQVDIYTYSYAWVGDFKAIDKNLYDAIPDNDVRKAQFGNEDDYKLVPIGKFYDPGKTQGGQRNVTTDYVYMRVAEMYLLLAESAARSGNEQVARETLKDLLEERIPDASYVDALSGQALLDEIYLQTRIELWGEGKSYLAMKRNKATITRGPNHLSLAGQSFSFDDERLTLSIPQVEIQNNPQID, encoded by the coding sequence ATGAAAGCATATATAAAACATTTTATTCCGGTAATTGCGTCTGCGATGCTGGTGGCTGGATGTGGCAAAGACTTTCTTGAAACCGAGCCCACAGAGTTTATTTCAGCTCAGCAGATAAAAGATGCAACAGAAAAGAATCCGGATATCCAGGCTGGCAGTATCGCGGGGCTTTATTCTACGATGTATACGCCCGGTACAGGCGGTACCGATCTGAATCACGATGACTTTGGTCAGAAAGGATGGGATATTTACATGGATCTCATTTCTTCGGACATGGTTTTGGGGGGTACTGTTTATGGCTGGTATTCCAGTCTTGCCCGCCTGCAGGCTACAACTGATTATACCCGTGACGAATGTTACATGCCCTGGCGTTATTATTACCGGATCATTTTTGGCGCCAATATCGTCATTGATGGCTTAGGTGGAAATGATGCTGCGTTGGAAAGTGATGAAGCGCGCTATTACATGGGACAGGCTAAAGCAATGAGGGCATATGGCTACTTTTACCTCGCAAATCTCTATGCGCGTTCTTATGATCCAAGTGAGCCTATCCTTCCGATTTACACGGATTTGGAAGCTCCAAATCAGCCAAAGAGTACCACGCAGGAGGTATATGATCTGATTATAAGCGACCTGACGGAAGCCATTGAATTGCTCGACGGTTTTTCCCGTCAAAGCAAAAGTCAGATCAACCAGTCCGTAGCGAAAGGATTACTTGCCTATGCTTACGCGACGACCGGGCAATATGATCTGGCGATGCAAGAGGCCCAGGACATTGTTCAAAGCGGGAATTTTCCACTTATGGATGAAGCAGCGGTGACTGGCGGTTTTAATGATATTAATACAGCCGGCTGGATGTGGGGCGTGGATATCACGCTGGATAACGGCCTGGACCTAGTATCTTGGTGGGGACAGGTAGATATCTATACGTACAGCTATGCGTGGGTAGGGGATTTCAAGGCCATTGATAAAAACCTTTACGATGCTATCCCGGATAATGATGTACGTAAAGCCCAGTTCGGGAACGAAGACGATTATAAGTTGGTGCCGATTGGTAAGTTTTATGATCCCGGAAAAACACAGGGTGGGCAGCGGAACGTTACAACTGATTACGTTTACATGCGCGTGGCAGAAATGTATTTGCTGCTTGCGGAAAGCGCCGCCCGTAGCGGGAATGAACAGGTTGCTCGTGAAACACTAAAGGATCTCCTCGAGGAACGGATCCCGGATGCCTCTTACGTTGATGCATTAAGCGGACAAGCTCTGCTGGATGAGATTTATTTACAAACCAGGATTGAACTTTGGGGCGAAGGAAAAAGCTATCTTGCTATGAAAAGAAATAAAGCAACGATAACCAGGGGTCCGAATCATTTAAGCTTAGCTGGTCAATCGTTCAGTTTTGATGATGAAAGGCTAACGCTTTCGATACCTCAGGTGGAAATTCAGAATAATCCGCAAATCGACTAA
- the bioD gene encoding dethiobiotin synthase, protein MKPLFVTGIDTGIGKTIVSAMLVEKLQADYWKPIQSGDLDQSDTLKVRSLVSNAVSRFHPETYRLTQPFSPHKSAAIDGIEITLESFRTPQGSRPLIVEGAGGLMVPLNIKDLMIDLIRCLEAEVIVVSKNYLGSINHTLLTLEMLKAKSLPVRGLIFNGKPDTDSEKIIQRFSEVKYLGRVPEMPLLNRESIRAAAKAISFLP, encoded by the coding sequence ATGAAGCCCCTTTTTGTCACAGGAATCGATACCGGCATTGGTAAAACCATTGTATCCGCCATGCTGGTCGAAAAATTGCAGGCCGATTACTGGAAACCCATACAATCCGGCGACCTGGACCAGTCAGACACCTTAAAAGTCCGCTCCCTGGTCAGCAACGCAGTTTCCCGCTTTCACCCCGAGACTTATCGTCTGACCCAACCCTTCTCCCCGCACAAATCCGCCGCAATCGACGGCATTGAAATTACCCTGGAAAGTTTTAGAACCCCACAGGGCTCGCGTCCCCTGATCGTTGAAGGCGCCGGAGGCTTGATGGTTCCCCTGAACATTAAAGACCTTATGATCGATCTCATCCGCTGCCTGGAGGCCGAGGTGATCGTTGTCTCCAAAAATTACCTGGGCAGCATCAACCATACCTTGCTGACCCTTGAAATGCTCAAAGCAAAAAGCCTTCCTGTCCGGGGCCTTATTTTCAACGGCAAACCGGACACCGATTCAGAAAAAATCATCCAGCGTTTCAGCGAGGTAAAGTACCTGGGAAGAGTACCCGAAATGCCATTACTCAACCGCGAAAGTATCCGGGCTGCAGCGAAAGCCATTTCTTTTCTGCCCTAA
- a CDS encoding aminotransferase class I/II-fold pyridoxal phosphate-dependent enzyme, whose translation MQTLDSIHRHLEQKLRERFSENKYRRLSCNSGMADFCSNDYLGFARSPALQAKIRDELGKHPGYPAGATGSRLLSGNSTYAEHLEEEIALFHHAQAGLIFNSGYAANLGLFSAIARRGDTVICDELAHASIIDGIRLSGANRYTFSHNDTGSLEQKLKQAEKGPGRIFIAVESIYSMDGDKAPLEKITSLTEKHNAALIVDEAHAGGIFGKNGRGLVPLWGLEEQVFARIYTFGKALGSHGAIITGSKTLKDYLVNFARPLIYTTALPFHNLASIKCAYELLIDRTGLQKELDAKIALFKTLAKGIRGIIPMDGPIQTVTVPGNKAVREAAGQLQASGLDVRPILSPTVPEGKERIRICLHLYNTEEEIKKLTGLLTTILT comes from the coding sequence TTGCAGACATTGGATAGCATTCACCGGCATCTGGAACAAAAGCTGAGAGAACGTTTCAGCGAGAATAAGTACCGCCGCCTGTCTTGCAACAGCGGTATGGCTGATTTTTGCTCCAACGATTATCTTGGCTTTGCCCGTTCGCCGGCGCTGCAGGCAAAGATCCGGGACGAACTCGGGAAACACCCCGGCTACCCGGCCGGCGCCACCGGCTCCAGGTTACTTTCCGGCAACTCCACGTATGCCGAACATTTGGAAGAAGAAATCGCGCTATTTCATCATGCCCAGGCCGGCCTTATTTTCAACTCCGGTTATGCGGCAAATCTCGGGCTCTTTTCCGCGATTGCCCGAAGGGGAGATACCGTCATTTGCGATGAACTTGCCCATGCAAGTATTATTGACGGGATCCGCCTCAGCGGAGCAAACCGCTACACTTTCAGCCATAATGATACCGGCAGCCTTGAACAAAAGCTAAAGCAGGCCGAAAAGGGCCCCGGCCGCATTTTCATTGCCGTGGAAAGCATCTATTCCATGGACGGAGACAAGGCCCCGCTGGAGAAAATCACCTCCCTGACCGAAAAACACAATGCGGCCCTGATCGTGGATGAGGCACATGCCGGCGGCATTTTCGGGAAGAACGGGCGCGGACTGGTTCCCCTTTGGGGGCTGGAAGAACAGGTATTTGCCCGAATCTATACCTTCGGAAAAGCGCTTGGAAGCCACGGAGCCATCATCACGGGTTCGAAAACACTCAAAGACTATCTTGTCAATTTTGCCCGCCCCCTTATCTATACCACGGCCCTTCCCTTTCATAACCTGGCCAGCATTAAATGCGCATACGAGCTATTAATAGACCGTACCGGCCTGCAAAAAGAACTGGATGCCAAGATCGCCTTATTTAAGACCCTTGCAAAAGGCATAAGGGGCATTATTCCCATGGATGGCCCCATTCAAACCGTCACGGTTCCCGGCAACAAGGCCGTTCGGGAAGCCGCCGGACAGCTTCAGGCTTCGGGACTGGACGTAAGGCCCATCCTCAGCCCCACGGTTCCCGAAGGAAAAGAACGCATAAGGATCTGCCTGCATTTATATAATACGGAAGAAGAAATCAAAAAGCTTACCGGCCTTCTTACCACTATTTTAACTTGA